The sequence ACAGTAAGGCATCTCGATTGGCATTTTGTTTGCAGACGACGTTTGCCGCCCTCCAGTccagtgtacatacaccccgAACATTGGTGGATTCGAaacgccgcgaggagacaccggcAACATatcgtcgtcctcgctttcttctgttGGTTTGCACGTTCCGCCACGTCTTCTGGGCATCTGTGATTATTAACAGTTGCGGATTTTCCTTCTTGTCCTGTTTCCGTCAACTTTCTCCCCTGGGGATAcctctgcgctcgcgtgTCTGGCAGcatccggcgccgcgcactaCGAGATTACGTGCTGAAAGCCAGGCACACATCTCGCTCATCCGCGTTGCCGGCAGAACGCAGACCTCGCGTTTTTTCTATTTTCCACTGGGGATGTCGCCCTcactctctctgtcttttgTCCCCCTGTCTTCCCTCAGTCCCCAGACTCTCCCCCTCCCGAGGTCAGACGACATCCTGCGGCACATACCCGCTGCACAAGCGTAGAAGGTGTATTCCTCTTGGTTTCTTTGTGGCAAGTGGAATCCATAAGGGGGCCTTCCTCTTTTCTTGTTTAACTTGGATAGTACTTCCGTCATCCCCCGTCTGGCGGTTTGGCCACGTTCCCTCTCCTGAGACTGGAGAATCTGTTTTCGTCCGAATCTTGTGGGAATTCTGATTCTGCTCTGCGCCCTTGCAAAGTTTCctgtgtcttctttctcAACACCGTTTCCTCACGTCacttcgcgcgcgtccggcTCAGTCGGGCCTGCGGTCTACAGCTCTCTACTCTTATTCTCTCGATTTCGACTTCGAaatggcggcagcggcgggcacGGCGGCGGGGCAGCCTGGGAGCCCTGTCAGCCTCAACTCCCTCaacctgcagcagctcgtggGCGTTAAGGACCAACTCGACGGGGtacggagagagaagaagggatCCGCATTGTGCCAgtcttctgcgcgtcgctgccgcgaccCAAGGAGTCAAGCGGACTCAAAGCGCAgtggcgcagagcgccggcagacacacacacgcggcgTGCGCATCGGGGGTTTTCCACCGGGTGCGAGTGGAATGGAAGGCAGCTCTTTTGCGAGTATCTTTCCACGTTCTGTTCTGGGTGGTTGTCTTGGAGTTAGGCTggtgtgtgcgtgtctgtgtgtTCTGCAtggagcgaggccgcgccggtcAAGAGCTGACTTGTGACGCGCTGCCACATGCCCACACGCGTACACCGCGGGGAtgtgcgtctctgcagatgAGGCTAAGTGTATACGGATAGAGGGCGTCGCGTTCTGCTGGCGTGTCATTCCGCCTTGGAATTGGCGGAGGGTTTCGCGCGTGTGAGGCAGAGTTCATTTGGGCGGTGTTTCGGTGTGTGGCACCGCGCAGGAAGTGCAGAATCTGGCGGCTCACCTGCGCACGCTGCGCATGGCGAGCGGGCGCCTGCAAGAAGCCAGAGACGCCCTCGGCAAGTTCGCtgacgcgagcgacgaggcggaagaccAGCAGGCGGAAGTCCTCGTCCCTCTCACCAGCTCGGTGTATGTGAAGGTGAgccacgcagaagacgcgccccAATGGCggagtgtatgtacaccggtGGGAGCGTTCGCGCTGGACAGCGGTGTGTCTCACGCGGCGCATGGCGCTCGCCGACTCTTGGGGCATATGCAGCAGCTATCCACGAGCGCGATTTGTATCTTCCCCGTGCTCCTGGTGAGGCTGCGAAGTCGGTTTTCTCTGGTTGTTGCGACTTCTAAGCACGGGGGGAGACGGTGACGTTTCCACCGCCCCGAGTGTCTCTTTTCCGATGTGGCGTCATGTGTTGGTCTCGACTGAACGTGTTTTGAAACCGAGATGAGTCAAGAGAAGCGACAGAGATACTTCCGGACTCAGTTCGCGCGCCGTGGGAGCCTGATCTGGGTCGTAAACggcaaggcagagagagaataTGTGTCGAGCGGCGCCTGGTGCACCTGTTTGCTGATGCAAGCTGCGGAGAAGATGCAAGGCTTCTCGTGTGGCGTGCCTCTTCATCTCTTTGCGTCTCCCCTTAGGGCCGGCTGgtgacgcggaagaagctgcTGGTGGACGTCGGAACGGGCTACTTGGTCGAGAAGAActgcgaagacgcgaagaagggacTCGAAAAGTGAGGTGCCTCTCTGCTCAGACAcccgtctgcttcgcgcgagcCGACGTTCCGTCTGTTCTGTGCGTGATTTGTTTTTGTAGAAAAGCACGtgtcgcgcagaggcgaagagacctcgaggggggctgcggcgcggctcgctctccACGGAGAGTTTCCAGCGGCAAACTGCAGAGGAGACTCAGGTCGCTGTGTCGCGGAGTTTGGGCCAGGGCGTGGGGACTGTGGggtcggcggcagccgactacaggcgctgcgcagatTCTTTGGCGCATGCATGATGGTGCAGTTGTGTATGTACTGAGGCCTTCTGAACTCTGAACGGCAGATCTTAGAGTCgggcatgcgcgcgcgctgcagtctGTGAAAGGCCGTGAGAGAGCGGTGCTGAGGGTCGAGGAGGGGAAGTCGCCGTGTATTTTCCTCAGAAGGGCTGTCTCTGTTGCCGCTCTCTGTCTTTTACGCAGGAACGTGAGCATGGTGAATGAACAGGTGACAAAGCTCGAGAAGATTCTGCCTGAGAAGCAGCGCCAggccgaggctgcgcagaaCATGATTCAGCAAAAGTActttcagcagcagctcatgctgcagcagcagatgcaggGAGGCGCTCAGCCGGCCTCGAAATGAGCGGGGAACATGGATGCTACATGTATATCCTACTTgattggtttaattttcttacaaagGGCTTTTGGTGTGATTGAATAACCGCACCCGGTTGTAActtccgcttcatatcgtaccccacgagcggcgcggaggaagagaggcCAGCAAATCGGGATTTTTCGACGCTTGCTTCTCCCACGTTTTCGAGTGCATGTGGCCTGCCAGGGTGCGCATGCGTTGACTGACTCTCCAGCGCTCCTTCAGTGCATCTCGACTTCTCAGAACAAACCTACTCCTCTCGTCGCAGTCACGTTGGCTCATGTCCTTTCTGTGGAGGCCGGGAAGCTGGTCTGCTAAGTCTGTCGACTGCCGCAGGTTCACTGATTCGCGAGTCTTGTCTTGCCTCCCGCACCTAGAGCTCGGCACGAGTGTGCGCAGGAGCGTAGAAGCCAGAGAGATGCAAGCGAGCATAGTCAGACTGAATCCGCCAAGCATGGCTCGTTTGGCTGCGCAGTGCGATATCCACGGCACTGAATCAATTCCACACCAGGCTGCCTAggtgcgaaggcgaagctgcCGCACCCGTCGGGCTTGTCGATGCGACATACTCGCACGCGTGGGGGGCAGGAAGGGGCTCCACGGGATGACATTCTGCGGGACAGTGCTAAAGTCGCTGAGAGAGCGGGAATCGTAGCGTAACTAGGCAGCAGCTGTGTGCTGAGTTCTCTGGCAATGTGTGCTCAACTCTGCGCGCGCAAGACCGCGGCTCCAAGCCTCGGTCGCATGTCAGGTATGTCGCGCGAAGCGggtgcgcgtgtgcagcagcCCTGTGGAGTTCCCTTAGCCAAGTTATGCAGAGACAGTGTCTGAGTGAGCCCAGAGAGTGTGTCGCGCGAGACTTAGTCAGCAAAGTCAAACACCATCATAGGCGAGGtcgtccgcagcgcctggggGGGGCGTTTTCCCGCCGCCAGCTCGGCGGCAGCTttcggccgcggagcccagTCGATGGTggagcgcagcgacgcgcgcgacgacgtgCTGAACCGCAGCCCAAAGAGCGGCCTCTTGGCTGCCGAAATACTCGCCTCTGCACTCACGGGTCTGCCGGagcctctgcgctcgcgctccgctAACGAGCAGAGC is a genomic window of Besnoitia besnoiti strain Bb-Ger1 chromosome IV, whole genome shotgun sequence containing:
- a CDS encoding prefoldin, alpha subunit protein (encoded by transcript BESB_055910); translated protein: MAAAAGTAAGQPGSPVSLNSLNLQQLVGVKDQLDGEVQNLAAHLRTLRMASGRLQEARDALGKFADASDEAEDQQAEVLVPLTSSVYVKGRLVTRKKLLVDVGTGYLVEKNCEDAKKGLEKNVSMVNEQVTKLEKILPEKQRQAEAAQNMIQQKYFQQQLMLQQQMQGGAQPASK